One window of Dermochelys coriacea isolate rDerCor1 chromosome 22, rDerCor1.pri.v4, whole genome shotgun sequence genomic DNA carries:
- the C22H11orf53 gene encoding uncharacterized protein C11orf53 homolog, with amino-acid sequence MDFSFDDDEHTSHLDLKTLGNLAILTLVSYSIYSTYCLNSTNICSLCLVPTDYAGKRVYQGVRVKQTVKDLLAEKRSRQTSSSRFSGSASTPPSPFVQMSGSTAMSGYYGVRRPFMSDLDFHNTKPLSNDVYASSLGAKSFPCDSSAIQGYPPLVDPCFTEDYRSAAVTPSTSSLFSTSSLPPLLPPFPSDSAHFLIRDSWEQAMPDSLNQADAVCSDFLQTLPTTTDCLTSHETGSTSQYRSSSWSSAIPGAQSYPLHAFEDVHYIPSYPATSSYSFSPFMAVTNDLPPKTLHLSSEEPLDTTSLHDNSSWAKEDGSPVWGTHEYRRTY; translated from the exons GCatacatcccatcttgatttaaagacactTGGCAATTTGGCTATCCTTACCTTGGTAAGCTATTCCATTTATTCTACTTACTGTCTGAATTCTACTAACATATGCTCCCTTTGTTTAGTTCCTACAGACTACGCGGGCAAACGAGTTTACCAAGGAGTGAGAGTAAAACAAACAGTCAAAGATCTCCTTGCTGAAAAACGATCAAGACAGACCAGCAGCTCCCGATTCAGC GGCAGTGCCAGCACCCCTCCGTCTCCATTTGTCCAAATGTCAG GCTCCACGGCCATGTCTGGTTACTATGGAGTTAGGAGACCATTCATGTCTGATTTGGATTTCCACAACACTAAGCCGCTTTCAAATGATGTTTATGCTTCATCCCTGGGGGCAAAGTCCTTTCCATGTGACTCCTCTGCCATTCAAGGGTACCCGCCGCTAGTGGACCCCTGTTTCACCGAGGACTATCGTTCTGCTGCTGTAACACCCAGCACTAGCTCCCTTTTCAGCACCTCCTCGCTGCCCCCGCTCCTGCCGCCCTTCCCCAGTGACTCAGCACATTTCTTAATA AGAGACTCCTGGGAGCAGGCCATGCCCGACAGCCTCAACCAAGCAGATGCCGTGTGCTCAGATTTCCTACAAACCTTGCCCACAACTACCGACTGCCTCACCTCTCACGAGACTGGAAGCACTTCCCAGTATAGAAGCTCGAGCTGGAGTTCTGCCATCCCAGGAGCCCAGTCCTACCCTTTGCATGCTTTTGAAGATGTCCACTACATACCCAGTTACCCTGCCACCTCATCCTATTCCTTTTCACCATTTATGGCTGTAACAAATGACCTACCTCCCAAGACACTCCACCTCTCATCAGAGGAACCCTTAGATACAACCTCCCTTCATGACAACTCCTCTTGGGCAAAAGAGGATGGGAGTCCAGTCTGGGGGACACATGAATACCGAAGAACTTATTGA